A genomic window from Laspinema palackyanum D2c includes:
- a CDS encoding KGK domain-containing protein, which translates to MDQQFEALGNEDVLSTSGSNLMFQCTFKVSELMDLLQTKLEEESLFTEGLECEVLSPGKYWRRGKVQLRLEFCPEDSNPVQNHLSGFAEPSALKQE; encoded by the coding sequence ATGGATCAGCAATTTGAGGCGCTCGGAAACGAAGACGTCCTGTCTACCAGTGGCAGCAATCTAATGTTTCAATGCACGTTCAAAGTCAGTGAACTCATGGACTTGCTGCAAACGAAATTAGAAGAAGAAAGTTTATTTACCGAGGGCTTAGAATGTGAAGTGTTAAGTCCGGGCAAATACTGGCGACGAGGAAAAGTTCAACTGCGTCTAGAATTTTGCCCAGAAGACAGTAACCCTGTTCAAAATCATCTCAGCGGTTTTGCCGAACCTTCCGCTCTGAAGCAGGAATAG
- the cofH gene encoding 7,8-didemethyl-8-hydroxy-5-deazariboflavin synthase subunit CofH: MTLKTVDAILSRALAGTDISPAEAAILLQETDPEQVATIAQVADELRQKQSGNSVTYVINRNINFTNICEQHCSFCAFRRDADEEGAFWLDWGKILEKTTDAVQRGATEICMQGGLHLEAKIDGKSLPYYLKLVRTIKDEFPDLHLHAFSPQEVQFIAREDQISYEETIARLQEAGVGSMPGTAAEVLDDRIRNIICPEKINTETWLEIVSTAHRLGLPTTSTMLCGHIETPQQQIDHLEKLRALQQTACDRHYPAQITEFILLPFVGEQAPAPLRRRVGRDQPILANTLLLTAVSRIFLGNWISNHQPSWVKLGLEGATKALNWGCNDIGGTLMEEHITTMAGAKGGSCMEPETLRSAITSINRPYQQRHTLYYPITAPICP, translated from the coding sequence ATGACTTTAAAAACTGTTGATGCTATTCTATCCCGTGCTTTAGCGGGAACCGATATTTCTCCAGCAGAAGCGGCAATCTTACTCCAGGAAACCGACCCGGAACAGGTGGCGACGATTGCCCAGGTTGCGGATGAACTCCGGCAAAAACAATCGGGTAATTCGGTCACTTATGTGATTAACAGAAATATTAACTTTACCAACATTTGCGAGCAACATTGTAGTTTCTGTGCTTTTCGCCGGGATGCGGATGAAGAGGGAGCCTTTTGGCTGGATTGGGGAAAAATTCTGGAAAAAACCACCGATGCGGTGCAACGGGGAGCAACGGAAATTTGTATGCAGGGCGGTTTGCATTTGGAGGCTAAAATTGATGGAAAATCTTTGCCTTATTATTTGAAGCTAGTGAGGACAATTAAAGATGAATTTCCGGATTTACATTTGCACGCTTTTTCTCCCCAAGAAGTCCAGTTTATTGCCCGGGAAGACCAAATAAGTTATGAGGAAACGATCGCCAGGTTGCAAGAGGCGGGAGTGGGTTCCATGCCGGGAACTGCTGCGGAAGTCTTGGACGATCGCATCCGAAATATTATTTGCCCGGAAAAAATTAATACCGAAACTTGGCTAGAAATTGTCAGTACCGCCCATCGCTTAGGATTACCTACGACTAGCACGATGTTGTGTGGACATATTGAAACACCGCAGCAACAAATCGACCATTTGGAAAAATTGAGAGCACTTCAACAAACTGCCTGCGATCGCCACTATCCCGCCCAAATTACCGAATTTATTTTACTCCCCTTTGTGGGAGAACAAGCCCCGGCACCCTTACGCCGTCGCGTCGGTCGAGATCAACCCATTCTAGCTAATACCTTGCTCCTAACTGCGGTTTCCCGAATCTTCCTCGGCAACTGGATTTCCAATCATCAACCGAGTTGGGTAAAACTGGGATTAGAGGGAGCAACAAAAGCCCTCAACTGGGGATGCAATGATATTGGCGGCACCTTAATGGAAGAACATATTACGACAATGGCAGGTGCGAAAGGGGGCAGCTGTATGGAACCCGAAACCCTGCGATCGGCGATTACCTCAATTAACCGCCCATACCAACAAAGACATACCCTTTATTACCCCATAACTGCCCCCATTTGCCCTTAA
- a CDS encoding KGK domain-containing protein, which translates to MSLPDFFTLAKLLEYWQRQTGEPLKNFFLNGWECKVLQPGKGWQTGKMKIHIEFYPDRPTEPDSPLDEIRRMDS; encoded by the coding sequence ATGAGTTTGCCAGATTTTTTTACCCTGGCAAAGCTGCTTGAATACTGGCAGCGTCAAACGGGCGAGCCCCTAAAAAACTTTTTTCTCAATGGGTGGGAATGTAAAGTTCTCCAACCTGGAAAAGGATGGCAAACTGGAAAAATGAAAATCCATATAGAATTTTATCCCGATCGCCCCACAGAACCAGATTCTCCCCTGGATGAAATTCGGAGAATGGACAGTTAG
- the tilS gene encoding tRNA lysidine(34) synthetase TilS gives MTQWTPLHVKLHRTLRQRGLLSPADRILIAVSGGQDSLCLAQLLLDLQPKWNWHLAIAHCDHQWRSDSTPNAKYVETLTKQWQLPFFLQTAGTEVPHTEAGAREWRYHALSAIAESEGYPTLVTGHTQSDRAETLLFNLMRGTGADGLQALSWDRHLTPTLRLVRPLLEVSREETGRFCHHREITIWEDSTNLDITYSRNRIRQELLPYLTQQFNPGVEQHLAQTAELLRAEVEYLETQARELLEQSLSQSEPVVKGELAGITQKINRRILGTAPLALQRRALRQLLQQQLPKAPNYEQVEKMTALIEAPNKTQTDPFPGGAIARVEGDWIILTTQGR, from the coding sequence ATGACTCAATGGACGCCTCTCCATGTCAAACTCCATCGAACTTTGCGACAGCGCGGGTTATTGTCACCAGCCGATCGCATCTTAATCGCCGTTTCCGGTGGACAAGACTCCCTCTGTTTAGCTCAATTGCTGTTAGATTTACAACCTAAATGGAATTGGCATCTGGCGATCGCCCATTGTGATCATCAGTGGCGTAGTGATTCCACTCCCAATGCCAAATATGTGGAAACTCTCACAAAGCAGTGGCAGTTACCCTTTTTCCTCCAAACTGCGGGCACCGAAGTCCCCCACACGGAAGCCGGTGCGCGAGAATGGCGCTATCATGCCTTAAGCGCGATCGCCGAATCCGAAGGCTATCCCACCCTCGTCACGGGTCACACCCAGAGCGATCGGGCAGAAACTCTCCTGTTTAACTTAATGCGGGGCACCGGTGCCGATGGATTACAAGCCCTTTCCTGGGACCGGCACCTCACTCCCACCCTCCGCCTGGTGCGTCCCCTCCTGGAAGTGAGCCGCGAAGAAACTGGCCGGTTTTGTCACCATCGAGAGATTACGATATGGGAGGACTCCACTAATCTTGATATCACTTATTCCCGTAACCGCATTCGTCAAGAGTTGCTCCCTTACCTCACTCAACAGTTTAACCCCGGTGTAGAGCAACATCTCGCACAAACTGCGGAACTCTTACGCGCTGAGGTGGAGTATTTAGAAACCCAAGCTAGGGAATTGTTAGAGCAATCTTTATCACAAAGTGAGCCAGTTGTCAAGGGGGAATTGGCCGGAATTACCCAGAAAATCAATCGACGCATTTTGGGGACTGCACCCCTGGCCCTCCAGCGCCGTGCCCTGCGGCAACTGTTGCAGCAACAGTTACCGAAAGCGCCGAATTACGAGCAAGTAGAGAAAATGACGGCTTTAATTGAGGCCCCGAACAAAACTCAAACCGATCCCTTTCCCGGAGGGGCGATCGCCCGGGTAGAGGGAGATTGGATCATCCTGACAACCCAGGGGAGATGA
- a CDS encoding glycosyltransferase, giving the protein MEISPALHPSRIEPALSPLDVSVVVPIHNEVESLPHLISAIAQALSDAQLNYELICVDDGSTDGSTAVLKQEAQKRNDLVAVILRRNYGQSAAMAAGFKSARSPIIVTLDGDLQNDPADIPELLMKLNEGYDLVSGWRKNRQDAALTRLLPSKIANAIIGRVTGVKLHDYGCSLKAYRTEIVADMNLYGELHRFLPALAFIEGARIIEIPVRHHARRYGKSKYGLGRTIRVLMDLLTVFFMKKFLTRPMHVFGGFGIMSMVLGFGLGLYLTILKLGFGASIGDRPLLILAVVLLLAGVQLFSFGLLAELLMRTYHESQQRPIYRIREVIEPGPR; this is encoded by the coding sequence ATGGAAATTTCACCCGCTTTGCACCCTTCCCGCATCGAACCGGCGCTTTCCCCCCTAGATGTATCCGTCGTTGTCCCGATTCACAACGAGGTGGAGAGTCTGCCGCACCTGATCAGTGCGATCGCCCAGGCCCTGAGTGATGCCCAACTTAATTATGAACTGATCTGCGTGGATGATGGCTCCACCGATGGCTCCACCGCAGTCCTCAAGCAAGAAGCGCAAAAGCGAAATGACCTAGTAGCGGTGATTTTGCGCCGCAATTATGGGCAATCGGCGGCAATGGCGGCGGGATTTAAGTCGGCGCGATCGCCGATTATCGTCACCTTGGATGGGGATTTGCAAAATGACCCCGCCGATATTCCCGAACTGCTAATGAAGTTAAATGAGGGATATGATCTCGTCAGCGGGTGGCGTAAAAATCGTCAAGATGCTGCCCTCACTCGCTTGCTTCCTTCTAAAATTGCCAATGCCATCATCGGCAGGGTAACCGGGGTCAAATTGCACGATTACGGCTGTTCTTTAAAAGCATACCGCACGGAAATTGTGGCGGATATGAATCTGTACGGTGAATTGCATCGGTTTTTACCCGCCTTGGCATTTATTGAAGGGGCGAGAATTATCGAAATTCCAGTCCGTCACCATGCGCGGCGCTATGGTAAAAGCAAGTACGGATTAGGCCGAACGATTCGGGTCTTGATGGATTTATTGACCGTTTTCTTTATGAAAAAATTTCTCACCCGTCCTATGCACGTTTTTGGCGGGTTTGGGATTATGTCTATGGTCTTGGGTTTTGGATTGGGATTGTATTTAACGATTCTCAAACTCGGATTTGGGGCAAGTATTGGCGATCGCCCCTTACTGATTTTGGCCGTGGTCCTGCTTTTGGCAGGGGTGCAATTGTTTAGTTTTGGCCTCTTGGCTGAGTTATTGATGCGAACCTATCATGAATCGCAGCAACGACCGATTTATCGAATTCGTGAAGTCATCGAACCCGGGCCCCGATAA
- a CDS encoding KGK domain-containing protein, whose product MDETWIILNSEEDVISQKFNSENQIEDWPFNFTGIEILDHVREQLSEDEQVFIDGFECKVLQPGKEWQTGKIRINVEFCPDDPTEPDSPLDDIRKMDR is encoded by the coding sequence GTGGATGAAACCTGGATAATTTTGAATTCAGAAGAGGATGTAATTTCTCAAAAATTCAATTCCGAAAATCAAATTGAGGATTGGCCGTTCAATTTTACGGGTATTGAAATCCTTGATCACGTCCGAGAGCAACTGAGTGAGGACGAGCAAGTTTTTATTGATGGGTTTGAGTGTAAAGTCCTCCAACCGGGGAAAGAATGGCAGACTGGCAAAATTAGAATCAATGTAGAATTTTGCCCGGATGACCCCACGGAACCAGATTCTCCCCTTGATGACATTCGGAAAATGGACCGTTAG
- the ccsB gene encoding c-type cytochrome biogenesis protein CcsB, with protein sequence MDLSSLQNWLDNTSFCVLFITMLLYWIGAAFPGIPALWPLGTSGMAIANLCIATLLGARWIEAGYFPLSNLYESLFFLVWGITTIHLIAENMSRSRLVGVATAPVAMAITAFAALTLPGEMQQSAPLVPALKSNWLMMHVSVMMLSYATLMVGSLLAIAFLVVTRGQNIELRGSSIGNGSYRSDRYRLQRAGTPIPAVEGPTPTPEFATEFSGNNNSKGLVGNVAVLDVVQVDTSAQSATATLQASLSPQRLSLADTLDNISYRIIGLGFPLLTIGIIAGGVWANEAWGSYWSWDPKETWALITWLVFAAYLHARITRGWQGRKPAILAAAGFVVVWICYLGVNLLGKGLHSYGWFF encoded by the coding sequence GTGGACCTCAGTAGCCTTCAGAATTGGCTAGACAATACATCCTTCTGCGTCCTATTCATCACCATGTTGTTGTATTGGATAGGTGCAGCATTTCCGGGAATTCCCGCTTTGTGGCCCTTGGGGACCAGTGGCATGGCGATCGCCAATCTCTGCATCGCCACCCTTCTTGGTGCCAGATGGATCGAAGCGGGATATTTTCCCTTAAGCAACCTTTATGAATCCCTATTTTTCCTCGTCTGGGGAATTACCACGATTCATCTCATTGCGGAAAATATGAGCCGCAGTCGGTTAGTTGGGGTGGCGACTGCCCCAGTGGCAATGGCGATTACGGCATTTGCTGCCCTCACTTTACCTGGGGAAATGCAGCAATCCGCACCCCTGGTCCCGGCATTGAAATCTAACTGGTTAATGATGCACGTCAGCGTCATGATGCTCAGTTATGCCACCCTGATGGTGGGTTCCCTGCTGGCGATCGCCTTCTTAGTCGTGACTCGGGGTCAAAATATCGAACTGCGCGGCAGTTCCATTGGGAATGGGTCCTATCGCAGCGATCGCTACCGCCTCCAACGTGCAGGAACCCCCATTCCGGCAGTCGAAGGACCAACCCCCACCCCGGAATTTGCTACCGAATTCTCCGGCAACAACAACAGCAAGGGTCTCGTGGGCAACGTTGCGGTTCTTGATGTCGTACAAGTTGACACCTCAGCACAAAGCGCTACCGCAACCCTTCAGGCATCTCTCTCTCCCCAACGCCTCAGTCTCGCCGACACCCTGGATAACATCAGTTACCGGATTATTGGATTAGGCTTTCCCCTCCTCACCATTGGAATCATTGCCGGTGGAGTTTGGGCAAACGAAGCCTGGGGTTCCTACTGGAGTTGGGACCCGAAAGAAACCTGGGCATTAATTACCTGGTTAGTCTTTGCTGCCTATCTTCATGCGCGCATTACCCGAGGTTGGCAAGGACGAAAACCAGCAATTTTAGCCGCCGCTGGGTTTGTCGTAGTCTGGATCTGTTATCTTGGGGTCAATCTTTTGGGTAAAGGGCTGCATTCCTACGGTTGGTTTTTCTAA
- a CDS encoding DUF3352 domain-containing protein codes for MSETNSEIQDTKETPKFKLEKQKVSIGIAAVAAVLLLGGAITAFWAIAQKRPLPEIPVGAELIPEDALMTLSLTTDAGQWQRMRELGTPESQQLLDNYLVQLRDRYLTANGFQYEQDIQPWVGSEVTLGFLPPFPVNASGEDNEIVPSPAAFSGRQSLLMVLPIANPNRAKQILESAQPPQGGRWVPRTYKNIEIKETQGVADENRFSVTVIDGRYLAIAKDSETINRAIDTFLGEPSIVDAPGAIAAWQKIETSRPFGRFYVNVPVAAAVASLNSDRAVPEEIAQQQQNQGFATSITLQPEGIAFDTVAWLKPDSERKYAVENNGKTMTTRLPADTLMMMSGGNLQRVWQDYSQGVATNPLSPIDPQWLQTAIRNTTTLDLEKDLLPWMQGEFSLAMLPPPENNTSFFPVGVVLMVQASDRRAGEATLSKLDQVMSEQYNFKVEPVQIGEQPIVKWTAQNGSVSVNHGWLDGNVAFISILAPVAERIIPKPQTPLAMSQQFQSVVPLELTPNNGHFFMDMERTLNTNTPAWLQLPPQQQIAINAMRAIGVTAAIENQRTTRYQVFVAMKKTGSRPEPLPPATLPGAQPATPSPTPEAQPTPEVETPSNPE; via the coding sequence ATGTCTGAGACTAACTCTGAGATCCAAGACACTAAAGAGACCCCAAAATTCAAACTGGAGAAACAAAAAGTTTCCATCGGGATCGCCGCTGTTGCGGCGGTCCTGTTACTCGGTGGAGCAATTACGGCATTTTGGGCGATCGCCCAAAAACGGCCTTTACCTGAGATTCCAGTGGGTGCCGAACTGATCCCTGAAGATGCGTTGATGACCCTTTCCCTGACTACCGATGCGGGACAGTGGCAAAGAATGCGCGAATTGGGGACCCCGGAAAGCCAACAGTTGCTGGATAACTACCTGGTGCAGTTGCGCGATCGCTACCTCACCGCCAATGGATTCCAGTATGAACAAGACATTCAACCTTGGGTAGGGTCCGAAGTTACCCTGGGGTTTTTACCCCCCTTCCCGGTGAATGCCTCTGGAGAAGATAACGAAATCGTGCCCTCTCCCGCAGCATTTTCGGGTCGCCAGTCTCTCCTGATGGTGTTACCGATCGCCAATCCCAATCGCGCTAAGCAAATACTAGAATCCGCCCAACCTCCACAAGGCGGCAGATGGGTCCCTCGGACTTACAAAAATATAGAAATTAAGGAAACTCAAGGGGTGGCGGATGAGAATCGCTTTTCAGTCACCGTTATCGATGGGCGCTATTTAGCGATCGCCAAGGATAGCGAAACCATCAACCGCGCGATCGACACCTTCCTCGGCGAACCCTCCATCGTTGATGCACCCGGTGCGATCGCCGCATGGCAAAAAATCGAAACCTCCCGACCCTTTGGCCGTTTTTATGTGAACGTCCCCGTCGCTGCTGCCGTTGCCTCGTTAAACTCCGATCGCGCCGTTCCCGAAGAAATTGCCCAGCAGCAACAAAACCAAGGATTCGCCACCAGTATCACCCTCCAACCCGAAGGCATTGCCTTTGATACCGTCGCATGGCTCAAACCCGATAGCGAACGCAAATATGCTGTCGAAAATAATGGCAAAACCATGACAACGCGCCTCCCTGCGGACACCTTAATGATGATGTCGGGAGGCAATTTACAGCGCGTCTGGCAAGATTATAGCCAAGGAGTGGCAACCAATCCCCTGTCACCGATTGATCCCCAATGGTTGCAAACGGCGATCCGAAATACCACGACCCTAGATTTAGAAAAAGACTTACTCCCCTGGATGCAGGGGGAATTTTCCCTGGCGATGCTGCCACCGCCAGAAAACAATACCTCGTTTTTTCCCGTGGGGGTGGTATTAATGGTCCAAGCCAGCGATCGCCGTGCGGGGGAGGCGACTCTCTCTAAGCTCGATCAGGTCATGAGTGAACAATATAACTTTAAAGTTGAACCTGTCCAGATTGGCGAACAGCCTATAGTCAAATGGACGGCACAAAATGGTTCCGTAAGCGTGAACCACGGCTGGTTAGATGGCAATGTAGCCTTTATCAGCATTTTGGCCCCCGTTGCTGAGAGGATTATCCCCAAACCGCAAACTCCCCTGGCGATGAGTCAGCAATTCCAAAGTGTGGTCCCGTTAGAACTTACTCCTAACAACGGCCATTTTTTCATGGATATGGAACGCACACTCAATACCAATACTCCGGCATGGTTGCAACTGCCTCCCCAACAACAAATTGCCATTAATGCGATGCGGGCGATCGGGGTGACTGCGGCAATTGAAAACCAACGCACCACTCGTTATCAAGTGTTTGTAGCGATGAAAAAAACGGGGAGTAGACCCGAACCTCTCCCCCCTGCCACCCTTCCCGGCGCACAACCGGCAACCCCATCTCCTACCCCTGAAGCACAACCCACTCCAGAGGTAGAGACTCCGAGTAACCCCGAGTAA